The Bradyrhizobium oligotrophicum S58 genome contains the following window.
CAATTTCCGCTCGACCTGGATCTCCTCGGGCGGCTACGAGCCGGTCGCGGAGACCATGCTCGCCAACACGAACTATGACGGCTACTTCCTGGAATATGACAGCGAGCGCGCCGGCGGGTTCGAACCGCTGCGCTTCCTGCCGAAGGGCAACAAGGTCGTCGTGGTCGGTCTCGTCACGTCGAAGGTTGGCGAGCTCGAGAAGAAGGACGATATCAAGCGGCGCATGGAGGAGGCGTCGAAGTTCGCGCCGCTCGATCAGCTCGCGCTGTCGCCGCAATGCGGCTTCGCCTCGACCGAGGAAGGCAACATCCTGAGCGAAGAAGAGCAGTGGGCCAAGCTGCGCCTCTGCGTCGAGCTCGCCGAGGAAATCTGGGGCAAGTAGTTGGAGCCCAACTCGGCTCCGCTTGTTGGTGAGGTCGTCGAGCCGGACCAGGCCATGCCTGGTCCGGCTTTTTCGTGCTCTGACTGCGCAGAATTGCTTCGATGAAGCGGAATGCCAGGACGTGGCGTCTCGGCTGACATCAGTTCTGTCGAAGCGGAACCGGACTTGTCTGCCCTGCGTTCTGCCGGCGCAGCAGAGTATTGCGGATCAACCGCTGGGCCGGCGCTTCGAACCAGCGAAAAGTGAGATACGCGGCGACCAAGGTCGAGACCACGAAAGCCACCCAGAACAGATGATCTCGGTAGGGGATCGGCCGCTCCAGCCATGCAAAGGCGAGGGCGATCATGAGCTGAATCGGGAAGTGCAGCAGATAGCAGGAATAGGTCATGTTGCCGGCGGCCTGCAGCAGGTCCTCCACGCGCTGGGGCAAAGCGAAGTGGCGCGCGCAGACGAACAGCAGGATCGGCGTGTAGACGAGCAGGAGGGCTCCGGTGAGTTCGCCGGGGTCGACGTCGGCTAGCCAGAGTGCCACGGGCACTGCCAGGGAAGCACACCCTGCTATCGCTTCCAGCTTCGGCCGAAACGGAGAATTGGCGACGGCCAGCCGGGCCATCGCGGCAAGTCCGCCCGCGTAGAAGAAAACGAAGCATTTGCCGACCAGCGTGCCGCTCATGATCCCGGCCAGGATCACCGCGAGGTTGAGCAGCGGCGACGCCGGTACGATGCGCAGCGTCAGGAAGAACGCCGCATAGACCAGGATCTCGACTGAGACGGACCAGATCGGTCCGTTGAAGCTTGCCCCGGTGACCTTCAGCCAGTCGCTGGCCATGAAGAGCTGCGGGACGAAGTGGGAGACGTCGTTGTCCTGATAGACGAAGAAGAAGCCATGGCCCGCAACATAGACGACCTGCAGCACTGCGACCAGCACCAACGTGGCGAAATGGAGCGGATAGAGCCGCGACAGCCGATAGACGAAGAAGGTCCATCCGTCCATCCTGCCGTCCGCAACGACCGAGCTGTACTTCCAGAAGAAGATGAAGCCTGAGATGCACCAGAAGATCACGACGCCGCTCTGACCGGCCTCGTAGAATGGAAACAGTGCGCGGTAGAACGGCAGCTCGCTTCTGACGAGACCGACCGGTGCGTCGGCGACGAAGGCAAAGTGCTGATAGTGCCACAACAGCACCGCGACGGTTGCGAGAAAGCGCAATCCCTCCAATCCCAGCAGCTTCTGAGGCTCAGGCGTTGTCGACGTTTGGGGCGTGAGCATAAGGTTCAACAACCTTTGATGAAGGGCGCTTGCCCATTCTATCTTGAGTGAAAATGAAGGAATCTTTTCGCTTGGAGAGAGCGCGACGCGGAGGCACTTCGGCCTCAGCCGCAGGCGAGTTCCGTGCCGCGCTGGATGGCCTTGTCCCAGGAGCGATAGCCCGCCGTATTCAGATGAATGCCCTCGAGCGTGAATGGCGCCTCCAGAGGCGGCAAGGATAATAGAGTTGCGTTCGTATTCTGTGCAATTTTTGGTAGAGTTGTGCGATAGCTGGTGATTGCCGCCATCGCTGTCTCCGCCATCGCCGGCGTAAAGGGCCCGCGCGCCTCGACCGGGGGAAACTCGAGGATGAAGAGTCGTTCGGTCAGTTTCGACAGGTCGTGCAACAACGCCTCGTAGCGGTCGGCGAAAGCGGCGCTGGTGGCGGGCGGCGAAAAGGTCAGCGCATCGTTGACGCCGAGCGACACGATGATGGCGTAGGGCCGTCTGGTCCCGAGTGCGCCCTTGAGCCAGCCAGAGAGGTCGCTGCCTGTCGTCGCGCCAGCAAGACCAGCGTTGACGATGGGATGGCCGCAGGCGCTGGGCGGCAAGGTCGCGGCTTCGACGATGCTGTCGCCGAGCACGATGATGGGATCATCGATGCGAGCTACGGTGTAGTTAACGACGATTTGACGAATGTCGCGATGGTTCCCGCCGGACGGCGCCGCTCCGCGGCGCCCAAGCGCGAATGAGGCGGCTGCCGTGACAACCACGGCGAAGAGCACGACGCCCAGCCGCACCTGCGTGTTCCCTGCCATCCCCTAAGTCTGCGCTCCGTTTCCAAAGTTCGTGCCAAATTACCGCACGTTCAGTTACGAACTTCGAAACGGAGCCAAGCCGATTTGAGTATCAGCTCGAAGTTGCGATCGCTGATCTAATTCGCCCGCGTCCAGGTCGAGGAGCGGCAGATCACGCCGCCGAAGGCGCAGCCGGAGGTCGTGAGCGTGCCGCCGGATAGCGACATCTTGGCGTCGTAGGTCTTGCCGTCGTCGGGATTGCTGTAGCTGCCGGCCCAGGCGTTGGGTCCGGTTGATTTCATGCCGGAGAACAGCCGCTGGCCGACTTTGGCCGGCGTGTCCGTGCCTTCCTTGATCCAGACCAGCGTGCCGCAGATGGCGCCGCCGCAGGGCGCGAACTTCACTTTCGACGCGCCGCTCTCGCGTAGCCAGACGCCACTGACGTCGTCGGCGAGCGCCGGGCTTGCGGCCATCGCCAGCGAGAAACCAAATCCAAGAACGAAACGACCGATCATGCGAGCCTCCCCTGCATCCTTCGAGACGAAAATTGTTGCCTGCGGATCGTGTCGGCGACGCGGCATGCCGACGACGATGAGCTTCGTCTCTGTTGGTCGATCAGGATATCAGGATTCGGGGATGCTGCATCCCGGTTCGATGGTGGCTGCCGTGGTCGGCTGTCGCAGCGCCGAGAAGCCGCCGGTCTATTTTGCCGCGAGATAGACCTCGCCGAGCAGCGACGAGTTCGACCACGGCACCTGCTTGTTCTTCGTGCTGGCGACCACCTCGGCGCGCACCCGGGTCAGCATCTGCTGCACTTCGAGTCCCGGCGTGCCGATATGGCGCGACAGCGCAGCCGAGAACGGGCTGTTGTCGCCCTCGCCGTCTAGCGCGACCTTGCCGGGCGCAGTCGCGAACGCGATCAGCGTGCCGGCGCCCGATGTCGCGCCGGAGCCGAGCGCAGCCGGTGCGGCGAGCCCGCTCGCGCTGAGGCTCCTGCCCGGACCGGCGCGCGCGACCTCGGGCAGAGCGAACGGATTGTTGCGGCAGGCATCGAGAATCAGAATGTTGGTGCGGATCTGATCGTCCAGCCCGGCCAGGATCTGGTCGATGTCGACCATGGCCGTGACGACATCGCTGCCGGTGGACAGTTCGACGTCGGTGGGTACGAGATAGTTGCGTCCGTCGATCTGCACGCCATGCCCAGCAAAATAGACCACGGCGACCTGTGCCCGCGCCGCCTCGCGCAGGAAGTCGCGTGTCGTTGCCTGCATCGCTGCGCGGTCGAGATCGATGCCTTCGACCACCGTGAAGCCGATCTCGCGCAGGCTCCTGGCGATCGCGCGTGCATCGCGTGGCGGATTGGGCAGCGGCTGCACATGCGCATAGGCGCCGTTGCCGATGACCAGCGCCATGCGCTGTCCCTGCGCAACTGCGACCGGCTCTGCGGAGGAGGGCGCCGCCATATCCGCGCGCTGCCGCGGTTGAACGGCCGGCTCCGACAGCAGCGACAGCCGCACTTTGGCGGTGGCCTGGTTGGCCCTGCTGCCGGCGTCGGACGCGACCGGCTGCAGCGCCGCGGCATAATCCGCCTTGGCCGCATCGAACTCGCCCTTGGCCTCGTACGCCAACGCGCGATGCACGTGAGCCGCGATGACGACGCTCCCGGGCGGCGTCATGACGTTGACCGGCGGATTCTGCGCCAGCCGCACCGCCTCGGAGCCGTCGGCGATGGCGCGCTCGATGTTGCCCTTGGCGCGCCAGATCACGCTGCGGTTGATGAACGGCGAGGCCAGCGCGGGGTCGAGCCGGATCGCCTCGTTGATGTCGGTGAGCGCATCGTCGAGCTCGCCGAGCGCCTCCTTGGAGATGCCGCGGTTCTGCCAGGACAGTGCTGACTTCGGCATCAGCCTGATGGCCTGGTCATAGTCGGCGATCGCCTTGGCGTAGTCACCGGTGCCGCGATAGGCATTGCCGCGGTTGTGGAAGATGGTGCCGCTCGGCGGACCGCTCTTGAGAGCGTCATTGAAGTCGGCGATCGCGATCTCATACTCGCCTTTGTCGTAGTAGGCGGAGCCGCGCAGATTGTAGATGGCCTGGGCGGGCTGCAGCCGCAGCGCCTCGGCCGCATCGGCGATCACGTGCGCATAGTCGCCTTTCTTGTTCCAGCCGACCGCGCGCCAGAAATAGATCGTGGCCAGCTGGGCCCCGGAAAATACTTTCAGCGCGATGATCTTGTTGCAGGCCGCGATCATCTGATCCGCCGGCGTCGTCTCGGTGGTACAGAGCGGCCCGAGCTGGGAACGGGACTGGGCGGAGGCTGGCTGCGCAAGCAGGGCGGCAAGTAGAGGCAGGTACAGCAGCAGCCAACGGCGCATCGGCACGGACCGGAACGGGAGGAGGGGAAGCCTTCCGTTTTGTTGCGGCCGGTGATCCCGAGGTTCAACAAGCAAAAGGGAGACGCGGGCATCCCTGGATGCCGCACATGGGCGCTGACCATTGCCCACGACCGATCGCGTTGCCCGGGAGCGAATCTGGGCTGCGCTAGGGTTTCTGAACCCGGCGGGGACGAACCTCGACGAAGTCGGCGGCGATCTGGACGTCGAAGCGTGAGAGGAAGCTCATGCCCAGCAAGCCGTCGATCCCGGTGCCGTAGTCCTTCCGCTCGCCGTCCTGAACCGCGACTGGAATCCCGGTCGCCTGGAGCGAATTGAGCTTGATCTTGTCCGCCCGGGACAGCCGCGCCTTCGTTTCTCCGTTGGCCGTGATCAGCGTGATGTCGCTGCCACCACTCTGAGGCAGCTTGGCCCGCTCGGCGAAGGCGGCGCGAACCGACACGTAGCTCGCGCCGGTGTCGAGGATGAACGATCCCTTGACGCCGTTGACCTCCGCCTTGACCACGACGACGTTCTTCTGTCCGCGCAGGGGAAAGCGCTCGTGATGCGCGTCGGTCGAAGCAGCGCAATTGCCCTGGCGCTCGTAGTCGGCGATCATCCGCTGGGTCTGGCTGGTATCCCGGGCGCGCGGATCGAACGAGACCCACAGGCTGATCGGCGCCACCGCTTCACAGTAGCGCTTCAGCGCCGCATAGGCCTCGGCCATCTGCGTGAACACACGGCTGGCCACCCGGGCCTTGTCCGGCGAGAGTTCAATCGTGTCCGAATAGTCGGCAAGTGCGCGCTGGTGGTCGCCTGCACCGGCGAGCGCCGTCGCGCGCAAATAATGCGCCTCCCGGTTCGATGGGGCACGGCGGACATACTCGTCGGCGACCTCGACGGCTTTGGGATAGTCGGTCAGCTTCATGTAGGTGTCGGCGGCGCGTTGCAACGCCGTGAGCGGGGCGCCGCATTCCCTGACGAAGCGGAACAGGCCTTCCGCCGCCTGGCGGCGGTAGCCGAGCTTGTCGAGCATCAGGGCGAGATCGCCGACGCTCTTCTGGTCGCAGGGCTCACGCTTCAGCTCCTGAAGACGCAGCCAGATGAAGGGATCGCGGGCGGCCGGCACCGGTAGCGGACCGAGGCGCTCGTAGACAGCCGCAAAGACCTCGTCTGGATTTTCGTCGAGGTAGCCCGCGGCAGCGGGTCCGAACATTGCGCTCAGCAGCAAGGCCGCTGCCGTCAGCGCGGACCCGAAATATCTCGACATGCTCACCCCAACGTTGATCCGGCGGGAACTCTATAGCCTCAAAGAGTGATGGAACAAGGTACCGTCCCACGGCTTCCCTTGGTGGGCAGATGGTGCTAGACGGTTGGGCGAAGGGGCGTCTGCCCACCATCATTTCCCACTTATTCGGGCCGATGAAGAACGACCAGTTGCTCGCCCAGATCACGGAGTTCTGCCGCCAGTCCGACATGGCGGAGTCGACGTTCGGCCGGCGGGCCGTCAACGACGGCAAGCTCGTGCAGCGGTTGCGCGAGGGGAAGCGTATCACCATCGATACGCTGGATCGCATCCAGGCCTATATCGCGGCGTCCACCGGCACCCTGCCGCCGCCGCGGCTCGACGTCGTGCCGGAGAAGCGCGACCCCAAGAGCAATTTCCGCTTCTTCGAGAACCGCCAGAAATACCTGCTGTTCGTGCACACCTGCAGCGAGAAGCGGGTGGTGGCGGAGCGGGTGGGCCTCGAACTCGCGAGCATCCATCCGCGCCCGCCAGCGCTGCGGCTGTTCGATGCCGGCGTGGGCGACGGCACGGTGCTGTCGAAGGTGCTGCGGACGATGCATGGCCGCTTTCCGCACATCCCGTTCTATGTCGCCGGCAAGGAGCTGAGTCTCGAGGACGTCCGGCTGACGCTCGAGAAAGTGCCGGACCGGCTGTTCGAGCATCCGGCCTCGGTGTTCGTGTTCACCAACATGAACTATGCCGAGGCGCCGTGGCTGACGCCGGCTTCGCCGTCGGTGGCCGCCTCGATGATCTGGCACGAGGTCGTGCTGCAAGGGGATTCGTCCGGCGATTTCGAGACCCAGATCGCGGCGCTGAAGCCGTTCCTGGAGCAGAACTGGCGCGCCAACGTCTCCCAGCGCACCGGGATGCCGGTCTATGAACGGCCGATCGCGCTGGTGCTCTACCGCGAGGACCACCGCTTCCTGCTCGACGGCATCATCCCCAGGGCCGGGCGGGTCGAGGCCAATTTCGACCTGATCATCGCCTCGCAGCCCTACCGGGCCCGCTCTTCAGTCAATTTCCGCGCCAAACGCATCATCGCACCACTGGCGCGGGCCTTGAAACCGGGCGGCCGGCTGATCGGAATCCACTCCCACGGCCAGGATCCGGGGCTGGAGATCATCCAGGCGGTGTGGCCGGGAGAAAATCCTTTCTCGGTCAGCCGCCATGAGCTATTGCGCGCCGTGAAATACGAGCTGGGCTCCAGTGGGCGGGACTTAAATTTTAACGCCTATGCGGACAATCGCTCGATTTTCAGGTATGAGATGGAGGCTCTGCCCAACGAGGTCACCGGTGCGATCGGAACCTCGACGGCCTTTGCAGCCTGGAACGCGGCGGTGTATGTCGCGCAGATCGAGGAAGACCGCCTGACCGAGGTGGCCCACTCGTCTCGTGCGCTCGATGCCGCCAGAGAGGTTCTGCGAAAGCATAACGGGCTGTGGTTCTACGACGAGTCCTACGTCATCTCGCGGCGTCGCGACTGACATCCTTGGGATCAATACAAACGACCGCCGTGGGCGGCGAAGAAGGGGTTGCTTGATGCGCGCGTCTTATCTGTTCACCTCGGAGTCGGTGTCCGAGGGCCATCCGGACAAGGTCTGCGACCGTATTTCCGACGAGATCGTCGACCTGTTCTACCGCGAAGGGCCGAAGGCCGGCATCGACCCCTGGCAGATCCGCGCCGCCTGCGAGACTCTCGCCACCACCAACAAGGTCGTGATCGCCGGCGAGACCCGGGGCCCGTCCTCGGTCACCAACGAGCACATCGAGCACGTCGTCCGCGAGGCCATCAAGGACATCGGCTACGAGCAGGCAGGCTTCCACTGGAAGACCTGCGACATCGAGATCCTCCTGCATCCGCAGTCCGCCGACATCGCGCAGGGCGTCGACGCGCTGCAGCCCGGCGAGCGGAAGGAAGAGGGTGCCGGCGACCAGGGCATCATGTTCGGTTACGCCACCAACGAGACCCCGGACCTGATGCCGGCGCCGATATTCTACGCCCACAAGATCCTGCGTCTGATCTCGGAAGCCCGTCACTCCGGTGTCGAGAAGGTGCTCGGGCCGGACTCCAAGAGCCAGGTCACCGTGCAGTATGAGAACGGCAAGCCGGTCGGCGTCCGCGAGATCGTGGTGTCGCACCAGCATCTGGTCGAGGACATGACCTCGGAGCAGGTGCGCGAGCGTGTCGAGCCTTATGTGCGCAAGGCGCTGCCGGAAGGCTGGATCACCCCGAAGACGATCTGGCACATCAATCCGACCGGCAAGTTCTTCATCGGCGGTCCCGACGGCGACGCTGGCCTCACCGGCCGCAAGATCATCGTCGACACCTATGGTGGCGCGGCCCCGCATGGCGGCGGCGCCTTCTCGGGCAAGGATCCGACCAAGGTCGATCGTTCCGCGGCCTATGCCGCGCGCTACGTCGCCAAGAACATCGTTGCCGCCGGTCTTGCCGACCGCTGCACGCTGCAGCTTGCCTACGCGATCGGCGTGGCGCGTCCGCTCTCGATCTACATCGACACCCATGGCACCGGTAAGGTGCCGGAGGATCGGCTCGAGAAGATCGCGGCCGAGGTGATGGATCTCACCCCGCGCGGCATCCGCAGCCACCTCGACCTCAACCGTCCGATCTACGCGCGCACCTCGTCCTACGGCCATTTCGGCCGCACGCCGGACAATGAGGGCGGCTTCTCCTGGGAGAAGACCGACCTCGCCGAGGCGTTCAAGCGCGCGGTGTAAGCGCTACCGGCCGGAAGCGGCCGAGATGTTTGAGGCGTCATGGCCGGGCTCGTCCCGGCCATCCACGTCTTGAGTACGGTGACTGCTACGACGTGAAGACGTGGATGCCCGGCACAAGGCCGGGCACGACGAACCATTGTTGTTCGATTTGCTGAATGTCGCGTTCGCGCGAAGACAGAGGATGATCTCATGACCGCCAAGCCAGGTTTCAACGACTATATCGTCAAGGACATGTCGCTCGCCGAGTTCGGCCGCAAGGAGCTCTCGCTGGCCGAGACCGAGATGCCGGGCCTGATGGCGACGCGCGAGGAATACGGCCCGAAGCAGCCGCTGAAGGGCGCGCGCATCGCCGGCTCCCTGCACATGACCATTCAGACCGGCGTGCTGATCGAGACGCTGAAGGCGCTCGGCGCCGACATCCGCTGGGTCTCCTGCAACATCTACTCGACCCAGGACCACGCCGCCGCCGCGATCGCCGCCGCCGGCATTCCGGTGTTCGCCGTCAAGGGCGAGACGCTGGCCGAGTATTGGGACTACACTGCAAAACTGTTCGACTGGCATGGCGGTGGCCATCCCAACATGATCCTCGATGACGGCGGCGACGCCACCATGTACGTTCATCTCGGCCTGCGCGCCGAGAACGGTGATACGGCGTTCCTGGACAAGCCGGCTTCCGAGGAAGAGGAAGTGTTCTTCGCGCTGCTGAAGAAGCAGCTCAAGGAGAAGCCGAAGGGCTACTTCGCCGGCATCGCGGCGTCGATCAAGGGTGTCTCGGAAGAGACCACCACGGGCGTGCACCGTCTGTACGACATGCAGAAGGCCGGCACCTTGCTGTGGCCGGCGATCAACGTCAACGACAGCGTCACCAAGTCGAAGTTCGACAACCTCTATGGCTGCCGCGAGTCGCTGGTCGACGGCATCCGCCGCGGCACCGACGTGATGATGTCGGGCAAGATCGCGATGGTCGCGGGCTTCGGCGACGTCGGCAAGGGCTCGGCCGCTTCGCTGCGCCAGGCGGGCTGCCGCGTCATGGTGTCCGAGGTCGATCCGATCTGCGCGCTGCAGGCGGCGATGGAGGGCTATGAGGTCGTGACGATGGAGGACGCCGCGCCGCGTGCCGACATCTTCGTGACCGCCACCGGCAACAAGGACATCATCACCATCGAGCACATGCGCGCGATGAAGGATCGCGCCATCGTCTGCAACATCGGCCACTTCGACAACGAGATCCAGGTCGCCTCGCTGAAGAACCTGAAGTGGTCCAACATCAAGCCGCAGGTCGACGAGATCACCTTCCCAGACGGCAAGCGCATGATCCTGTTGTCCGAAGGCCGCCTCGTGAACCTCGGCAACGCGATGGGCCATCCGTCCTTCGTGATGTCGGCGTCGTTCACCAACCAGACCTTGGCGCAGATCGAACTCTACGCCAACAACAAGGACGGCAAGTACAAGAAGGAAGTCTACGTGCTGCCGAAGTCGCTGGACGAAAAGGTCGCGATGCTGCATCTCGCCAAGATCGGCGTGAACCTCACCAAGCTGCGCCCCGACCAGGCCTCCTACATCGGCGTCAAGCCGGAAGGCCCGTTCAAGTCGGACCACTACCGCTACTGAGATCCGGCGCTACGCGCGGCGGAGAAGCGAAGGCCGGGGCATTGCCCCGGCCTTTTGCGTTTTGCGACCTGTCAGCGGGACGCGACGGCGTCCGCCCCGTGGCCGCGATGATAGTCGCTCTGTCGCGGCCATGGCCAATCGGCGAGCGTCGTCCGGTCCGGCTCGAAGATCTCGATTCGCAAGGGGTAGCAGGCCGCGGCGTCGCTCGAATGCGTCGTGCCGCAGTCGCCGCCGGGACACGCGGACAGCGCGCCGAGCAGATCGATCTCGGCGAACAGCTCGATGAAGTCGCCAGGCCGCACCGGGCTCGCCTTCATGAAATACTGCTGCGTGTCGCGGGTGAAGCCCGTGCACATGAAGACGTTGAGCACGTCGTGAACGTGATGTTCCACCGTCCGCGGCTCTGCATTCACCGCGCCGGCCAGCGCCCGCGCCAGATTCGAATGACAGCAGAAATCGTAGTCGGTCCCGCTGAGCAGACGGTTTGTATAGGGATCGCAGCGGGTGCCGATCACGTCGTGGATGCCGGCGCCGTCTGCATCGAAGCCATACCAGCCGAGTGTGTCGTGGCTGATCGTGGCCATCGGCCGCAGGCTCGGCATCGTGCTCCACAGCCGGTCGCCGGTCGAGACATGCGTCGCGTGCAGCGCGCGGGTCTTGCCGCTGAAGAAGCGCTCGGACAGGTCATGCGCGCTCCAGAGGTTGAGGTCACCGACCTGCGGCCCGTCGGTGCAGACGATGCGAAAGAACTGCCCGCGCGTGACCCGAAAAGCGCGAGCATCGCGCGGCGGCACGATGACCTCACTGACCCGGGTCATGCTCTGCCGCGCGGTCTCGAGCATCGCCATATTCGGCGTCGGCAGCGTTCCGGTGGGATAGACGATCGCAGGGCGGGCCGCACGCCGGGCTGCGGCATCAGCGGGTTCGGGCGGACGTTGATGTAACGGCATGGCGATCTCGCAGCGTGGCGGGAATGGGCGACGCCGTCATCATAGCGCGGTCATAGCGTTTCGGCCGGAGCTATCGGCGGAAAGCGCGCGACCGTCCCGTGTCGTTCCGCGGCCCCGGCGCTGCGTCTTACCCCGTCCGCCGTGTGCCCAGCGCCGAGGCGCGCACAGCCTTGGCGCGCTTGGCCGCGGGGTGGTCCTGCCTGGCTGCGAGACGCTTGTGCTTTCTCGTCTCGGCCGCAGCCACCTTCACAGCCGGTCCGCGATGCTTGGCGTATTCCTCGCCGTCGACCGGGCCGACATGCGGCGGGTCGCGGTCGAGATAGGGGCGGCCGACACCAAAACTCCTGCCGTTGGCATCGACCCATTTCCACAGCTGTTCCGTCGCCACCCAGCGCTGCGCGCGCGTCGCGCCATTGACGCTGACGATGTCGGCCGCGAGGCCATGGCCATAGCCGCCGCGCAGGCTGCCGCCATGATAGGAGCGGTTCGTCGCGGCCTTCAGGCCGCTGGCGATCTCCTGGCGATAATCGTCGCGGAAGGCGCTGGTGATCCCCGGGCAAAGTCCCGCCTGCTCGGCGGCGTGCAGCGCATGAAACAGCTTCAGCTTGAAGCCGCGGTCCATGCCGCCGATCACGTACTCCATCATGGTGCGGCCGACGCGGTCGGCGGCCTTGGGGTCCTTCCAGGTGAAATCATTGTCCACCAGCTTGGTGAAGCTTCGCGTCACCTTGACCATGCGGCCCTTGCGCTTGACCGTGACGACGCGGCGCTCGGTCTCCCTGATCTTGTCGAGCTTCGGCGCGCGCTCATACAGCGCCCACAGATAGCGGTCGACGCAGACGTCGATGACCGGACATTCGTCGAGGATCTCGGTGCGGTCGGCGCTGGCGACGGCGGGCTGAGGTGCCTCGGTTGCTGCACTCGGCGGCGCCTGTTCGTCCGGAGCCAGGATGACCGATGGCGTGATCGATGCCGTCGTCAACGCAGGTTCGGCCGTCGTGGGCTGCGCCGCCATCTGCTCGACCGTCGCGGCCGAAGTGGCCTCTGCGACGTTCGGCGGCGACGTCGCCTCGAGTTCGGCGGCGCCTGCGGGCCACGCCATGATGCAGCCGGCGAAAACAACCGATCGGCACAACGCACGTGTGGTGAACTGCTGTGAGCTC
Protein-coding sequences here:
- a CDS encoding acyltransferase family protein, producing the protein MRFLATVAVLLWHYQHFAFVADAPVGLVRSELPFYRALFPFYEAGQSGVVIFWCISGFIFFWKYSSVVADGRMDGWTFFVYRLSRLYPLHFATLVLVAVLQVVYVAGHGFFFVYQDNDVSHFVPQLFMASDWLKVTGASFNGPIWSVSVEILVYAAFFLTLRIVPASPLLNLAVILAGIMSGTLVGKCFVFFYAGGLAAMARLAVANSPFRPKLEAIAGCASLAVPVALWLADVDPGELTGALLLVYTPILLFVCARHFALPQRVEDLLQAAGNMTYSCYLLHFPIQLMIALAFAWLERPIPYRDHLFWVAFVVSTLVAAYLTFRWFEAPAQRLIRNTLLRRQNAGQTSPVPLRQN
- a CDS encoding SGNH/GDSL hydrolase family protein, which translates into the protein MAGNTQVRLGVVLFAVVVTAAASFALGRRGAAPSGGNHRDIRQIVVNYTVARIDDPIIVLGDSIVEAATLPPSACGHPIVNAGLAGATTGSDLSGWLKGALGTRRPYAIIVSLGVNDALTFSPPATSAAFADRYEALLHDLSKLTERLFILEFPPVEARGPFTPAMAETAMAAITSYRTTLPKIAQNTNATLLSLPPLEAPFTLEGIHLNTAGYRSWDKAIQRGTELACG
- a CDS encoding DUF2147 domain-containing protein, translating into MIGRFVLGFGFSLAMAASPALADDVSGVWLRESGASKVKFAPCGGAICGTLVWIKEGTDTPAKVGQRLFSGMKSTGPNAWAGSYSNPDDGKTYDAKMSLSGGTLTTSGCAFGGVICRSSTWTRAN
- a CDS encoding caspase family protein; its protein translation is MRRWLLLYLPLLAALLAQPASAQSRSQLGPLCTTETTPADQMIAACNKIIALKVFSGAQLATIYFWRAVGWNKKGDYAHVIADAAEALRLQPAQAIYNLRGSAYYDKGEYEIAIADFNDALKSGPPSGTIFHNRGNAYRGTGDYAKAIADYDQAIRLMPKSALSWQNRGISKEALGELDDALTDINEAIRLDPALASPFINRSVIWRAKGNIERAIADGSEAVRLAQNPPVNVMTPPGSVVIAAHVHRALAYEAKGEFDAAKADYAAALQPVASDAGSRANQATAKVRLSLLSEPAVQPRQRADMAAPSSAEPVAVAQGQRMALVIGNGAYAHVQPLPNPPRDARAIARSLREIGFTVVEGIDLDRAAMQATTRDFLREAARAQVAVVYFAGHGVQIDGRNYLVPTDVELSTGSDVVTAMVDIDQILAGLDDQIRTNILILDACRNNPFALPEVARAGPGRSLSASGLAAPAALGSGATSGAGTLIAFATAPGKVALDGEGDNSPFSAALSRHIGTPGLEVQQMLTRVRAEVVASTKNKQVPWSNSSLLGEVYLAAK
- a CDS encoding retropepsin-like aspartic protease, with amino-acid sequence MSRYFGSALTAAALLLSAMFGPAAAGYLDENPDEVFAAVYERLGPLPVPAARDPFIWLRLQELKREPCDQKSVGDLALMLDKLGYRRQAAEGLFRFVRECGAPLTALQRAADTYMKLTDYPKAVEVADEYVRRAPSNREAHYLRATALAGAGDHQRALADYSDTIELSPDKARVASRVFTQMAEAYAALKRYCEAVAPISLWVSFDPRARDTSQTQRMIADYERQGNCAASTDAHHERFPLRGQKNVVVVKAEVNGVKGSFILDTGASYVSVRAAFAERAKLPQSGGSDITLITANGETKARLSRADKIKLNSLQATGIPVAVQDGERKDYGTGIDGLLGMSFLSRFDVQIAADFVEVRPRRVQKP
- the metK gene encoding methionine adenosyltransferase, which encodes MRASYLFTSESVSEGHPDKVCDRISDEIVDLFYREGPKAGIDPWQIRAACETLATTNKVVIAGETRGPSSVTNEHIEHVVREAIKDIGYEQAGFHWKTCDIEILLHPQSADIAQGVDALQPGERKEEGAGDQGIMFGYATNETPDLMPAPIFYAHKILRLISEARHSGVEKVLGPDSKSQVTVQYENGKPVGVREIVVSHQHLVEDMTSEQVRERVEPYVRKALPEGWITPKTIWHINPTGKFFIGGPDGDAGLTGRKIIVDTYGGAAPHGGGAFSGKDPTKVDRSAAYAARYVAKNIVAAGLADRCTLQLAYAIGVARPLSIYIDTHGTGKVPEDRLEKIAAEVMDLTPRGIRSHLDLNRPIYARTSSYGHFGRTPDNEGGFSWEKTDLAEAFKRAV
- the ahcY gene encoding adenosylhomocysteinase, which encodes MTAKPGFNDYIVKDMSLAEFGRKELSLAETEMPGLMATREEYGPKQPLKGARIAGSLHMTIQTGVLIETLKALGADIRWVSCNIYSTQDHAAAAIAAAGIPVFAVKGETLAEYWDYTAKLFDWHGGGHPNMILDDGGDATMYVHLGLRAENGDTAFLDKPASEEEEVFFALLKKQLKEKPKGYFAGIAASIKGVSEETTTGVHRLYDMQKAGTLLWPAINVNDSVTKSKFDNLYGCRESLVDGIRRGTDVMMSGKIAMVAGFGDVGKGSAASLRQAGCRVMVSEVDPICALQAAMEGYEVVTMEDAAPRADIFVTATGNKDIITIEHMRAMKDRAIVCNIGHFDNEIQVASLKNLKWSNIKPQVDEITFPDGKRMILLSEGRLVNLGNAMGHPSFVMSASFTNQTLAQIELYANNKDGKYKKEVYVLPKSLDEKVAMLHLAKIGVNLTKLRPDQASYIGVKPEGPFKSDHYRY
- a CDS encoding urea carboxylase-associated family protein → MPLHQRPPEPADAAARRAARPAIVYPTGTLPTPNMAMLETARQSMTRVSEVIVPPRDARAFRVTRGQFFRIVCTDGPQVGDLNLWSAHDLSERFFSGKTRALHATHVSTGDRLWSTMPSLRPMATISHDTLGWYGFDADGAGIHDVIGTRCDPYTNRLLSGTDYDFCCHSNLARALAGAVNAEPRTVEHHVHDVLNVFMCTGFTRDTQQYFMKASPVRPGDFIELFAEIDLLGALSACPGGDCGTTHSSDAAACYPLRIEIFEPDRTTLADWPWPRQSDYHRGHGADAVASR